In one window of Photobacterium leiognathi DNA:
- the pbpG gene encoding D-alanyl-D-alanine endopeptidase yields the protein MRNAFILFFTLASISFSSVASINTSKLDPNKLQTASVSNYVIDLNTGKTLYKKNANVKMPIASLTKLMTAMVTLDAKLPLNEKLTFTPTDKKRMYNTYTRIRMGSTLSRGETIHIALMSSENLAAATLAGNYPGGYKAFIKAMNRKAKSLGMTNTHFVDSSGLDPHNRSTASDVAKMVRAAYKYPEIRKYSTTPVHTAYFGKPNYKLGYTNTNALARGKKWTVNVTKTGFLDEAGRCLGMVTTIDGKKILMVMLDSQGKLTPIGDAGRIKQWLQTGKSKPITADAKYYQQKKLKELTQ from the coding sequence GTGCGTAACGCTTTCATTCTGTTTTTTACCCTTGCTAGTATTAGCTTTTCTTCCGTCGCTAGCATCAATACCAGTAAGCTGGATCCTAACAAGTTACAAACAGCATCAGTGAGTAATTATGTAATTGACTTGAATACAGGCAAAACGCTGTACAAGAAGAACGCTAATGTAAAAATGCCGATTGCGTCGTTAACTAAACTGATGACTGCAATGGTTACGCTAGATGCAAAATTGCCTTTAAACGAAAAACTGACTTTCACCCCTACTGATAAAAAACGTATGTACAACACTTACACACGTATCCGTATGGGTTCTACATTAAGTCGTGGTGAAACCATCCACATTGCGCTAATGTCTTCTGAAAACCTTGCCGCTGCTACCCTAGCAGGTAACTACCCTGGTGGTTATAAAGCATTTATCAAAGCAATGAACCGTAAAGCGAAATCTCTAGGTATGACGAATACGCATTTCGTTGACAGTTCAGGTCTTGACCCACACAACCGTTCTACTGCTTCTGACGTTGCTAAAATGGTACGTGCTGCTTACAAATACCCTGAAATTCGTAAGTACAGTACAACGCCAGTACATACAGCTTACTTTGGTAAGCCTAACTACAAACTGGGTTACACCAACACTAACGCACTAGCACGTGGTAAAAAGTGGACTGTCAATGTAACTAAAACAGGTTTCCTTGATGAAGCTGGTCGCTGTCTAGGTATGGTAACGACAATTGATGGTAAGAAAATCCTGATGGTGATGCTTGATTCGCAAGGTAAGCTAACACCGATTGGTGATGCAGGCCGTATTAAGCAATGGCTACAGACAGGTAAAAGCAAGCCTATCACTGCTGATGCAAAATACTACCAACAGAAAAAACTGAAAGAATTAACGCAATAA
- a CDS encoding sigma-54-dependent transcriptional regulator translates to MSDLELNAPWTAVSVLVVDDEPGMRAILKKALSKKFAQVDTAGSIEEAEEIRKRCHFDLLIVDINLPGRSGIDWHEAFDPTTRRSDVIFMTGYADLEMAIQALRAGASDFILKPFNLEQMMQSVSRCIERRLVERQNFALQRDVERSYPVDIIGDAESTQRMKKMIAQVAPSVAAVLVEGESGTGKELVARALHQLSKRTGPFVPLNCGAIAPDLLESELFGHVSGAFTGAKKGRDGLFRVANNGTLFLDEIGEMPLSMQSSLLRALEQKAIRPVGAEREVQVDVRIVAATNRNLKKEVEEGRFRQDLYYRLNVLTIELPALRERVEDIPALAHHFTQQLSKDLGMKPINWTHEDILAMQAYQWPGNIRELRNMMERCILLGKSPAEYWQELNGDAPVLSAEDTSNQTSVSGNGDDKRPCQCHEDGQEQYCYPTDWTLKDVEKAHIMQVVDSHEGNKSAAARQLGVARKTLERKYKEWAEESASCE, encoded by the coding sequence ATGTCTGATCTTGAATTAAATGCGCCGTGGACAGCTGTTTCTGTATTGGTTGTTGATGATGAACCGGGTATGCGTGCCATCTTAAAAAAAGCCTTAAGTAAAAAATTCGCCCAAGTAGATACTGCAGGCAGTATTGAAGAAGCGGAAGAAATTCGTAAACGCTGTCATTTTGATTTATTGATCGTTGATATTAATTTGCCGGGGCGTTCAGGCATTGATTGGCATGAAGCATTTGATCCTACCACACGCCGTAGTGATGTGATCTTTATGACAGGTTATGCGGATTTAGAAATGGCGATTCAAGCACTTCGTGCGGGTGCCTCTGATTTTATTTTAAAACCGTTCAATCTTGAGCAAATGATGCAATCGGTGAGTCGTTGTATTGAGCGTCGTTTAGTAGAGCGCCAAAACTTTGCTTTGCAACGCGATGTTGAGCGTAGCTATCCTGTCGATATCATCGGCGATGCTGAAAGTACCCAGCGAATGAAAAAGATGATAGCCCAAGTTGCACCTTCTGTTGCTGCGGTATTAGTGGAAGGTGAATCAGGCACGGGTAAAGAGCTGGTGGCACGTGCACTTCACCAACTGAGTAAACGTACAGGTCCTTTTGTTCCTCTTAACTGTGGTGCGATTGCCCCTGATTTGTTGGAAAGTGAATTATTTGGTCACGTATCTGGTGCGTTTACTGGGGCGAAGAAAGGTCGTGATGGTTTATTCCGTGTTGCGAATAACGGCACACTGTTTTTAGATGAAATTGGTGAAATGCCATTGTCTATGCAGTCATCACTGTTACGTGCATTAGAGCAAAAAGCTATTCGTCCGGTTGGTGCTGAACGTGAAGTACAGGTTGATGTTCGTATTGTAGCGGCAACAAACCGAAACCTTAAAAAAGAAGTGGAAGAAGGGCGTTTCCGCCAAGATCTGTATTACCGTCTTAACGTATTAACCATTGAACTGCCTGCATTACGTGAACGTGTAGAAGATATTCCAGCTTTAGCGCATCACTTTACGCAACAGCTTTCTAAAGATTTAGGCATGAAGCCGATCAATTGGACTCATGAAGATATTCTTGCCATGCAAGCGTACCAGTGGCCGGGTAATATTCGTGAATTACGTAATATGATGGAACGCTGTATTCTGCTTGGTAAATCGCCTGCTGAATATTGGCAAGAATTAAATGGTGATGCACCAGTGCTTTCTGCTGAAGATACTTCGAACCAAACCAGTGTTTCTGGAAATGGTGATGATAAACGTCCGTGTCAGTGTCATGAAGATGGACAAGAACAATATTGTTACCCGACTGATTGGACACTTAAAGATGTTGAGAAAGCTCATATCATGCAGGTGGTTGACTCCCATGAAGGCAATAAGTCAGCGGCAGCGCGTCAGCTAGGTGTGGCACGTAAAACATTAGAGCGTAAATACAAAGAATGGGCTGAAGAGTCGGCATCATGCGAATAA
- a CDS encoding substrate-binding domain-containing protein, whose amino-acid sequence MNFLKTSLVILGLATASLCHAADNNDNKTIRLATTTSTYHSGLLDYLLPAFKKDTGYTVEVLAAVTGKALRMGENGDVDLVMTHAPKAEAKFVDGGFGVLPRKLMHNDFVLVGPKSDPAKIKGDKDVADALVKIAETDSVFVSRGDDSGTNKKELNLWAQTKMEPNFGGYKAVGQGMGPTLNMASELQAYTLTDRGTWLAYENKLSLEIMVQGDKRLFNPYQVILVNPSRYPNINYQGAKTFSDWLVNSKAQTMINDYQRHGQQLFVADAITQ is encoded by the coding sequence ATGAACTTTTTGAAAACAAGTTTGGTTATCCTAGGTCTTGCAACAGCGAGCCTATGTCATGCAGCAGATAACAACGACAACAAAACTATTCGCCTAGCAACAACAACAAGTACTTACCATTCAGGTCTACTTGATTACCTTCTACCAGCATTTAAAAAAGACACTGGTTACACTGTTGAAGTGTTAGCTGCCGTTACAGGTAAAGCATTACGTATGGGCGAAAATGGTGATGTGGATTTGGTGATGACTCACGCACCTAAAGCAGAAGCAAAATTCGTTGATGGCGGCTTTGGTGTCCTTCCTCGTAAATTAATGCACAACGATTTTGTACTTGTTGGTCCGAAAAGCGATCCTGCAAAAATCAAAGGCGACAAAGATGTTGCTGATGCATTAGTAAAAATTGCTGAAACCGATTCAGTATTCGTTTCTCGTGGTGATGACTCTGGCACCAATAAAAAAGAGCTGAACCTTTGGGCTCAAACTAAAATGGAACCAAACTTCGGTGGCTACAAAGCAGTAGGTCAAGGTATGGGTCCTACGCTAAACATGGCGTCTGAGCTACAAGCTTACACACTGACTGACCGTGGTACATGGCTTGCTTATGAAAACAAACTAAGCCTAGAAATCATGGTTCAAGGTGACAAGCGTCTATTTAACCCTTACCAAGTTATTTTGGTTAACCCAAGCCGTTACCCAAATATTAACTACCAAGGTGCGAAAACATTCAGCGATTGGTTAGTGAACTCTAAAGCACAAACTATGATCAATGATTACCAGCGTCACGGTCAGCAGCTATTCGTTGCTGATGCAATCACACAGTAA